The Thermobifida halotolerans sequence CAGGGCCCCCGGGGCGCGGCCGTCTCGTTGTCACCGCGGGGCCGAGGAGTTCCGTCGCATCCCGGCGGTGGCTCCGGACAACCGGCTGGCCCCGGTGTTCTGCCCGGGGTCCGCCTCGCCCGGTCGACGCGGGCGGCGGGCGGCGGTCCGCTCCCGGGTCTCCTTCAGGGCGGGCTCCCCGGGACGTGGGAGTCCGGGTCCGCGCGCGTCTCGGGGCCGGCCCCGCCGCCCGCCGGGCGCACCGGGGCCTCGTCCCCCGCCCGTCCCCGCCGTCGGCGCTCGCCGTCCACGTGTCCTCCTCGCCGCGTTCGGGAAACTCCGCAGACCGCTCCGGCGCCGCCCCCGTCCCCGTGTCCCCCGGTGTCGCCGTCGACCCGTCGCGGCGTGCTCACCGGTTCACGCGCGGGCCTGTCCGGGCGCCGGGTCGCGGCCGGGGCTCGGACGGCGGCCGTAGCGCCACTTGAGGTACTTGCCCTCGCGTTCGGCCCGGCGCATCTCGGCGTAGAGTCCGTCCGGGTCGGGCGCGGAGACGACCTGGCCGCCCTCGGGCAGCGGCCAGCGGGCGAACGCCCAGTACCGGCGGGTGTAGGGACCCCACAGCACCACCCAGGCGCCCTGCTTCTGCCACTCGATGTGCGCGGCGACGCCGCGGCGGTCGGGGTCGTGGAACTCCCCCTCCGCGCGGCCCGTTCCAGCACGCTTGCCCACCGGTTGTCCTCCACGCTCGACGGGGGCGGTACTCCGCTCCTGTCAAGCGTCACACGCCCACCGCCGGGTGAAAAGACCAGAAATGGCGATCGGGCCGGATGCGGTCACCCGCGTCCGGCCCGTGCCGCCGGTGTCGGCTACTCGTCGTCCTCGTCGGAGGCGTGGTGGTCGAGGTTGGACACGCCGCGCCGCCAGTAGCCGTCGACCTCGAAGTCGCGGCCGCGCACCAGGCCGCGCTCCTTGAGCAGGCGGCGGATCGGCTTGAGGGCGTCGGCCTCGCCGCCGACCCAGACGAACACCCCCTCCTCGGGCAGTTCCGTCTTCTCCAGGGCGCGTAGCAGCAGGTCGGTGGTGCCGGGGGCGGCGCCGTCGCGGTGCAGCCAGGTGATCTCGGCTCCGGCGGGCGCGTCCAGTTTCTGCTCCTCGGCGGCGTCGGCGACCTCGAAGAACGCGGTGACGCGGGCGTCGCGCGGCAGTTCCTCGACGCGGCGGGCCGCGGCGGGCAGCGCGGTCTCGTCGGCGAGCAGCACGTGGTGGTCGTAGTCCGGGTAGTGGACGGTGCCGCGCGGCCCCAGCACGCCGAGGCGGTCGCCGACCCTGGCGTTGGCCGCCCAGCGTCCGCCGGGGCCGTGCTCGTGGACGACGAAGTCGACGGTGAGCAGTCCGGCCTCGGGGGCGAAGCGGCGCACCGTGTAGTCGCGGTAGATGACGCCGGGGTCGCGGAAGTTGAGGCAGCGGTCGTCCTCGACGACGGGGAGCACGTGCTCGCCGGTGTCGGGGTTGGGGAACCACAGTTTGACGTGGTCGGCGAAGTTGTCGCTGCGCAGCCCCTCGATGTCGGGGCCGCCGAGGTGGACGCGGACCATGCGGGGGGTGATCCGTTCGACGCTGACGGCCTCCAGCACCCTGGGCTTCAGGGGGTACATCTCGACACTACGCTCGCGCACCGCGGTGGACATGGGTCACTCCTCGTACTCGGTTGTTGCGGACAGGGAGGCGGGGTGCTCGGTCCGCTCCCGGTGGGGTCGCCCGGTGGCGACCGGTGTGTCGTCGGGCTCGGCGGGGACGTCCTCGCGGGGTTCCTCGGCGAGCACCCGTGCCGCGCGCAGGCCGGGGAAGGCCAGGGCGAGCGCGCCGACGGACAGCACGGTCATGGCGCCGCCCGCGGTGATGGCCACGGCGGCGCCCAGCAGCGGGGCCAGCGCGCCCAGGGTGAGCGCGCCCGCGGAGTCGCCGATGGTGGCCTGGGCGGTCCACAGGCTGTTGACCCGGCCGCGCAGCGCGTCGGGGGTGTGCGACTGCAGCAGGGCGTAGCGCAGGATCTCCTCGGCGACCTGGCCGAACCCCAGCAGCGCCAGGAACGCGAACGCCGCCCAGAAGACCGGGCTGAGGCCGAGGCCGAGCACCGCCGCGCCGCACAGGACGACGGCGGCCAGCAGCACCGTTCCGTTCCGGCGGACGTGGGCGGTCCACCCGCTGGTGAGGGAGCCGAGGAGCGCGCCCAGCGCCGGGGCGGTGTAGAGCATGCCGACCATGGCCGGTCCGCCGCCCAGCACCGTGTCGGTGAACTCGTTGATGAGCACGTACGGGGCGGCGAACAGCAGTTGCGCGAAGCCCAGGAGCAGCAGCGGGCCGACGACCCGGTGGCGCACGGCGAAGCGCGCGCCGTCGGCGACCGCTTCCAGCACCGGTCGGCCGCGGTGCTGCCCGTCGGGCTCCAGGCGCGGCAGCCGCCACACCAGCGCGGTGGTCACCAGCGACAGCACCGCGGTGATGGTGTAGTTGCCGCCCATTCCGGCCGTGGCGATGAGGACGCCGCCCAGGGCGGGGGCCAGGACCGCTCCGAGCTCGCCGTTGAGCGCCAGCAGCGCCCCGGCCGCGGGGAGCCTGTCGCGGGGGACGAAGCCGGGGGCCGCCGCCTGCAGCGCCACCGCGCTGAAGGAGCCGAAGAACCCGGTGAACAGGGCCACGGCGTAGATGACCCAGAGCAGGGGGTCGTCGGGGACGAGGCTGTTGGCGGCGAGCGCGCCGTAGCCCACCACGGCGGAGGCGCGGCCGACGACGATGAGGCGGCGCCGGTCGCCCCGGTCCGCCAGGACCCCGCCGACCAGGGTTCCGCACAGAACCGAGACGGCGTTGGCGGTGTGGACCGTGGCGACGAGGAAGGACGACCCGGTGAGCTCGTAGACCTGGGTGGGCAGGGCGACGGAGGCGAATCCGAGCCCGAAGATCGAGACGATCCTGGCGACGAAGACGATCCGGAACTCCCTGCTGACGCGCAGCGGGGTCACGTCGATCATCAGGCGGGCGAGTCTCACGGCGTCCTCACGGATCGGCGACAACAACCCCACGGGTCGTTACTTAGGCAAGGCACACCTTAGCATCACCGGGCCGTGGCGTCGCGGGTCTCAGTCGAGGACGGCTCCCGACTTCTGGTCGCTTCCGGGGACCGGCTCGGCCAGGTCGTCGCCGAGCGCCACGATGCGGTTGTCGGCGTCCACGTGCACCACCCTGGGGCGGTGCGTGGCGCGCTCGGCCTCGGTGAGCTGGGTGTAGGAGATGATGATGACCAGGTCTCCGGGCGAGACCAGGCGGGCGGCGGCCCCGTTGATGCCGATGACGCCGCTGCCGCGCTCCCCGGTCAGCACGTAGGTGACCAGTCGGCTGCCGTTGGTGATGTCCACCACGTGGACCTGCTCGCCGTCGACCAGGTCGGCCGCGTCCATCAGGTCGGCGTCGATGGTGATCGAGCCGACGTAGTGCAGGTCCGCCTGCGTGACCGTGGCACGGTGGATCTTGCCGTTGAGCATGGTGCGCAGCACCGTGGGCCTCCTCGCGGTCGTCTGGGTTGTCCGGGGCGGGTCCGGCCCGCTCCCTGCGTGTCCGACGCCCCAGCGTACGGCCGGGGCGTCCGGGCGCCCGCAGGGACTCCCCGGTGTGCGGCGCGCGGCCGGGTGGCCGCGCGCCCGGTCAACGATCGCGGACCGGCCCCGGGGCCGACTACCCCCGCTGCTCCATGGCCCGGCGGAGGCTGCGCGGCCGCAGGTCGGTCCAGTGGGTGTTGACGTAGTCCAGGGCCTCGGCGCGCGAGGCGGGTCCGAACACGGTGCGCCACCCCTGTGGGACCTCGGCGAACTCGGGCCACAGGGAGTGCTGGTCCTCGTCGTTGACCAGGACGAGGAACACGCCTTCGTCGTCGTCGAACGGATTGGTCACGGGAATTGTTCCTTTCGCCGCGGAGGGTGGGGGCACCCGCCGGGTCCGGTCCCGGCGGGCGTGTCGGCTACAGGTCCGCCAGGACCTCTTCGACCTGGTCGAGGACCGTGTTGGCCTGGGCGTAGGTGCGGGCGGCGCTGTAGCGCAGCGGATGGCTCTGCCCGGCCTCGACGGCGGGCAGGTCCTGCCACAGCTCCTGGTCCAGCAGGGCCTCGGTGAACGGGTCGGGCTGCCCGGCTGCGTCGGTCTCGTAGAAGATGACGTCGGCGTCGGAGAGCTGGTCGATCTCCTCGTAGGAGTAGAAGGCGGCGAAGTTCTCGCCCGCGGCCCGCTGCGCCTCGGTCTGGCGGGCGCCGAGCGTGTCGAGGATCTCCCCGCCCCAGGCGTTGGTGTTGTCGACGGCGAACTCGCCGTCGGAGCCGAAGACGACCGCGAAGGTGGTGTCGGCGAGCTGGTCGGCGTAGGTGGTCCTGATCTCCTCGACCCGGCTGTCGAAGCGCTCCTGCTCCTCGGTGGCGCGCTCGCCGTCGCCGACGGCCCGCGACAGCTCGAGGGTCATGTCGCGCAGTCCGGCTCCGGCGCCGTCGAAGTCGTAGAAGACGGTGGGGGCGATCTGCTCCAGGTCCTCGCGCGTGGCGGCGTACTCGTCGTGGCTCTCCACGCGCACGCCGCCGATGATCAGGTCGGGCCGGGCCTCGGCGATGGCCTCCAGGTTGAGTTCCAGGCTCGCCGACTGCACCACCGGGTACTGCGAGAGCTTCTCGAACTCCTCGGCGGTGTAGAGGGTGGCCACCGGTTCGATCACGCCGACCGGCTCGATCCCGGCCTCCAGGACGACCTCGGTGCCGAACTCCAGGGCGACGACGCGCTGGGGGTCGGCGGGGATGTCGACCGTGCCGTAGTCGGTCTCCACGGAGACGGTCTCGCCCGCCTGCGCGGCGTCCTGGGCGGCGTCGTCGGCCCGGCCGCCGCCGCAGGCGGTCAGGGTGAGGACGAGCGCGAGGGCGCCCGCGCCGGTCGCGACCGCGCCGCGGGGGGATGTCTGCTGCTTCACTGTCGACCACTTTCTGTCCGTCGTCGGCCGGGCCCTCGTCCGGACCACGGCCGTGAACCACTGATTAGGAAAGCCTTGCCTAAGAAAAATAGAGGGTTTTGGTGGGTTCTCCGCGCCGATCGGCCAGCCGTGTCCGTATCGTGACGGTCACGGCGGGGCGCTCAGGGGCACCCGTCGCCGCGCCGCAGCGCCGCGTCGAGGACCGGACCGACCACCGACAGCGCCGCCGGGCCGGTCAGGTCGTTGTGGCCGCAGTCGACCTCGTGGTCGTGCACCTCGCCGGTCACGTAGCGCCGCCACAGGTGCGCGCCGATCCCCGACTCCGCGTCGCGCTCCGCCGCCGCGGTGAAGAAGTGCAGGTCGCCGTCGTAGACGCGGTAGCGCGTCCGGTACATGACGTCCATCGTGTACATGCGGGCCCGCACCACGCGGTCGATGGTCTCGGCGTCGAACTCCGCCCACACGCCGTCGCTGTCGCGCAGGAACTCCACCACCTCGTCGCGCTTCCACGGCCTGCCCAGCCAGCTCGGCAGCTCGCGCCGGGAGCTGGACAGCAGGAAATCCAGCGCCTCCTGCTCGGCCTCCTCGGCACTGGGCACTCCCCCGGCCGCCGCGACCTCCTCGGCGTCGGTGGGATAGGTGTCCAGCAGCGCCAGGAACGGCACCCGCTCCCCCTCCGCCTGCAGCAGGGTGGCCAGGGCGTGCGCGACCTGCCCGCCGAACGACCAGCCCACCAGGTGGTAGGGGCCCTGCGGCTGCACCCGGCGGACGTGTCCGGCGTACAGCTCGACCAGCTCGTCCATCGTCTCGGGCAGCTCCTCCCCGCGCAGTCCGGGAAACTGCACGCCCACCAGCGGGCGCTCCCGGTCGAGGAAGGGCGCCAGCGCGGCGTAGGACCAGCTGAACCCGCTGGCCGGGTGGAAGCAGAACAGCGGGGGCCGCCGCCCGCCCTCGCGCAGCCGCAGCACGGTGGCCAGCAGGTCGTCGCGGCGCTCGCCGTCCAGGTACTCGCGCAGCCGGGCGACGGTGGGCGCGGCCAGCAGCGTTCCCGCGCCCAGGCGCACCCCCATCCGCCTGCGGACGCGGCCCGCCAGCCGCATCGCCAGCAGCGAGTGCCCGCCCAGTTCGTAGAAGTCGTCGTCGATGCCCACCTCGTCGACGCCGAGGACCGCGGCGAAGTGCTCGCACAACTGGCGGTCGGTGTCGTCCCTGGGAGCGCGGCCCCTCCGCTCGGGGGCGGCGGGCGCGGGCAGCGCGGCGCGGTCCAGCTTGCCGTTGCCGGTCAGCGGCAGCCGCTCCAGCACCACCAGGTGGGCGGGGACCATAGCGGCGGGCAGCGCGTCGGCCAGGTCGCGGCGCAGCCGCGCGGTGTCGACCTCCCGGCCCGCGGCGGGCACCAGGTAGCCGACCAACTTCCTGCGGCCGGGGGCGTCCTCGCGGACCACCACCGCGGCCTGGGCGACGTCCGGCCGCTCCTCCAGTACGGCGACGACCTCGGCGGGTTCCACGCGCACACCCCGGATCTTGATCTGGTCGTCGACGCGCCCCAGGTAGTCGAGGCGGCCGTGGGAGTCCCAGCGCACCAGGTCGCCGGTGCGGTACATGCGCGCCCCCGGCGGGCCGAACGGGTCGGCGACGAAGCGTTCGGCCGTGAGGTCGCCGCGCCCGGCGTAGCCGCGCGCCAGCCCCACCCCGGACACGTACAGCTCCCCCGGCGTGCCGGGGGCGACCGGCCGCAGCGCGGAGTCCAGGACGTGCACCCGGGTGTTGGCGATGGGGCCGCCCACGGTGGGGGCGGCGCTGTCGGCGGTGCCGCCGCCGAGGGTGTTGATCGTGTACTCGGTGGGCCCGTACAGGTTGTAGCCGAGGACGCCGTCGGCGTCGCGCAGCGCCTGCCACACGGTGTCGCTGACCGCCTCGCCGCCCAGCAGCACCAGCGCGGGCCGGTGGCGGCCCCCGTCGAGCAGGCCGTCCTCGATCAACTGGCCGCAGTAGGAGGGGGTGACGTTGACGACGTCGACCGCGTGGCGGCGGCAGTAGTCGACCAGCCGGTCGGAGTCGCGGCGCAGCTCCTCGTCGAGCAGGTGCACCTCGTGCCCGTCGACCAGCCACAGCAGCTCCTCCCACGACATGTCGAAGGAGAAGGACACGGTGTGCGCCACCCGCAGCACCCGGTGGCCCAGGGCGGCCACGACCGGGCCGAAGATGGTCTCGCGGTGGTTGACCAGCATGTTCACCAGTCCCCGCGCGGGGACCTGCACGCCCTTGGGACGACCGGTGGAGCCGGAGGTGAAGATGGTGTAGGCGAGGTGGTCGCCGCGCGCCGGGACCGGCCGGTCGGCGTCGACGGGGTCGGCGGGGTCCGTGCGGGCCAGGGCGGCGCGCGTCTCGGGGTCGTCCAGCACCAGCCGGGTCCCGCCGGCGTCGGCGGGCAGCCGCCCCAGCGCGGCCGTGCCGGTGACGGTGACCGCGGGCGCGGTGTCGGCGAGCACGGCGCGCAGCCGGCCCTCGGGGTGCTCCAGGTCGAGGGGCACGTAGGCGGCACCCGCCTTGAACACCGCGAACAGGGTGACCACCCAGTCGCTGGAGCGGGGCAGGCCGATCGCGACCAGGCTCTCCGGTCCCACGCCGTGCTCCAGCAGCAGGCGGGCCAGCCGGTTGGCGCGCTCGTTGAGTTCGGCGAAGGTCAGCGTGGCGTCGCGGGCGACCAGGGCGGTGCGGTCCGGCCAGGTGCGCGCCGAGGTCTCGAACAGCTCCACCAGGCTCTGCTCGGGCAGTGCGCGCGCGGTGTCGCCGTGGGCGCGTGCCAGGGCCGCGCGCTCGGTCTCCGACAGCGCGTCCAGGGCCGCCACCGGTTCCTCGGGGGCGGCCGTGATCTGCTCCAGCAGCCGCAGGAACCGGTCGAACAGGGTGCGGGCCAGCTCCTCGTCGACGACGTCGCCGCGGTAGGCGAGGCTGAGCCGGAAGTCCTCGCCCGGCTGGGCGACGAACGTCAGCGGGTAGTGGGTGGCGTCGGCGCCGGTGACCGACTCCAGTCCGGTGGCGGCGCGGACCCGCTGGTAGCCCTCGTCGTCGTAGGGGATGTTGCGCAGCACGTACAGGGTGTCGAAGAGGCGGCCGCCGCCGAGGGCGCGCTGGATGTCGGCGAGGCCGACGTGGTGGTGCGGCAGCAGTTCGGCCTGTTCGGCCTGGACGCGGCGGAGCAGGTCCACGACCGGCTCGCCGGGGCGGACGCGCACGCGCACCGGGACGGTGTTGAAGAACACCCCCACGATCGTCTCCACCCCGTCGATCTCGGGCGGCCTGCCGGAGACGGTGCTGCCGAAGACGATGTCGTCGCCGCCGGTGCGGGAGCGCAGCACCAGGCTCCACGCCGTCATCAGCACGGTGTTGACGGTGACGCCCGCCCTACGGGCCAGCGCGCCCGTCCGGTCCAGCAGCGCGGGGTCGACGACGGCGTCGACGGTCCTGGGCATGACCGTGCCGTCGCCGGGGTCGGCGGGCGAGACCAGCGTGCCCTCCTCCACCCCCTCCAGGGCGCGCCGCCACGCCTCCAGCGACGCGGCCGTGTCCTGCTTGGACAGCCACACCAGGTAGTCGCGGTAGGCGCGCGGCGGCGGCAGGGGGGAGGGGTCGCCGCCGTTGCGGTAGACCTCCATCAGCTCGGCGTTGTACAGCTCCCCCGACCAGCCGTCCATGACGATGTGGTGGAAGGTCAGCACGAGGACGTCGCGCTCCGCGGGCAGGCGGACCAGGACGTGGCGGATGAGCGGGGGGCGGGTCAGGTCGAAGCGGCGTTCGCGCTGCTCGACCCGGAGCCGGTCGAGGCGGCGGTGCGCCTCGGCCGCGTCCAGGTGCGACAGGTCGACCTCGCGCCAGGACGCCGCCAGCTCGCGGGGGACGAACTGGACGGGGCGCTCCACGCCCTCGTACCAGAATCCGGCGCGCAGCGAGGGGTGGCGGCGCAGCAGGGCGTCGGCGGCGGCGCGCAGGGCGTCGGCGTCCACGCGGCGGCCGAAGGTGAAGATGTTCTGGACGGTGTAGACGTCCAACTGCCACTCGTCGACGGTGGAGTGGTAGAGCAGCCCCTCCTGGAGGGGGGCGAGCGGAAGGACCTCCTGGATCTCCCTGGGGTCCGCGGCGCTCGTGGTCATGGTGTCTCTCCTGCTCGTGGGGGTCGGGTCAGTCCTGCTCGCGCCACATCCGCGCGAGTTCGGCGAACTCGCCGGGGTCCAGCAGGTCGGTGAACTCCTCGCCCGCCGGTTCGGGCTCGGACTCGGCGGGCCGCTCCTCGGCGGGGCGTGCCGCCTCGGCCAGCCGTTCGGGGGTGCGGTGCACGAACACGTCGCGCACGGTGAGGTCCACGCCCTCGCGCACCAGCCGCCCGACCAGGCGCAGGGAGGAGACGCTGTCGCCGCCCAGGGCGAAGAAGTCGGCGTCGGCGCCGACCTCGTCCAGGCCGAGGACCTCGGCGAAGGCCGCGCACAGGACGTGTTCTCCCGGAGTGCGCGGCGCCCGCCCGGCCCGCTGTCGCGGCTCGGGGTCGGGCAGCGCGGCGCGGTCGAGTTTGCCGCTGGCGGTCAGCGGCAGCGCGTCCAGGAACACCAGCGAGGCGGGCACGGCCGCGGCGGGAAGGACGGCGGCGAGTCGGCGGAGCAGCGTCTCGGCGGCGGGCGGGGCCGCGGTGCCGGGGACGACGTAGCCGACCAGCAGGGGCGTGCCCGAGGGGGCGGGGCGCACCGCGACGGCGGCGTCGGCCACCCCGTCCAGGGCGCGCAGCGCGGCCTCGACCTCCCCTGGTTCCAGGCGCACCCCGTTGATCTTCACCTGGTGGTCGGTGCGGCCCAGGTACTCCACCGCCCCGTCGGCGCGGCGGCGCACCAGGTCGCCGGTGCGGTAGAGGCGCGCTCCCGGCGGGCCGAACGGATCGGCGACGAACCGGGACGCGGTCAGGTCGGGACGGCCGACGTAGCCGCGCGCCAGTTGCACGCCGCCCAGGTACAGCTCGCCGACGGCGCCGGGCGGCAGGGGGCGCAGCGCCGTGTCGAGGACGTGCAGCGTCGTGTTCCACACGGGGCGGCCGATGGGCACGGTCGCGCCGAGCGGCCCGGCGCCCGCGCCGAGCACCGGGTGGCGGGTGACGTCCACGGCCGCCTCGGTGGGTCCGTACAGGTTCTCCAGGCGCGTGTCCGGCAGGGTCCGGGCGAGGTCGCGGGCCAGGTCGGCGTCGAGCGCCTCGCCGCTGCTGATCAGCAGGCGCAGGCCGGTGGCGCGGCGGGCGGTCGGCTCGTCGAGGAAGACGCGCAGCAGGGACGGCACGAAGTGGCAGACGCTCACCCCGCGGTCGGCGATGAGGGAGGCGAGGTGGGCGGGGTCGCGGTGGCCGCCGGGGCGGGCGGCGACCACGGCCGCGCCGGCGGTGAGCGGCCAGAAGAACTCCCACACCGACACATCGAACCCGGCGGGGGTCTTCTGCGCCACCCGGTCGTCGGGGGTGAGCCGGTAGGTGTGCTGCATCCACTCCAGCCGGTTGGCGATGGCCCGGTGGGAGACGCCCACGCCCTTGGGCTCGCCGGTGGAACCGGAGGTGAAGATGACATAGGCGAGCTGGTCGGGGTGGACGTCGGCGGGCGGGGCGGGATCGAGGTCGGCCAGGCGGGCGCGGACCTCCGCATCGTCCAGCACGACGGTGCCGGGCGGCGGCGCCCCGCCGAGTCCGGGCAGTGCCTCGCGCGAGGTCAGGACCGCCGTGGCGCGGGCGCGCGCGACCATGGCGGCGAGCCGCGCCGGGGGGTGGTCGGGGTCCAGCGGCAGGTAGGCCGCTCCGGCGCGCAGCACCCCCAGCAGCGCGGCCACCAGTTCCGCCGAGCGGGGCAGCGCCACCGCCACCACGTGGTCGCGGCCCACACCTCGCCCGGTGAGCAGCGCGGCGATGCGTCCGGCCCGTTCGTGCAGGTCGCGGTAGGTGAGGCGGGCGTCGTCGGCGATGACGGCCACCCGGTCGGCGTGGTCGCGTCCGGCGGCGGCGAGCAGCGCGGTGAGGGTGGTGGCCGCCACCGGCCGCCCGGTGGCGTTGTGCCGGGCCAGAGCGGCCCGCTCCCGGTCGCCGAGCAGGTCGAGGCGGCGCAGCGGCCGGTCCGGGTCGGCGGTGAGCTGCTCCAGGACGCGCACCACCAGGTCGAGGACGGCCTCGGCGTCTTCGGCGGGGAAGCGGTCGGGGTCGTGGTCGAGGCGGAGCGTGATCTCCTCCTCCGGCAGCACCGCCAGGGCCAGCGGGTAGTGGGTGGCGTCGCGCACCTCGACGTCGACGACGCGCATTCCCGCGTGGTCGGCGGCGTGCCGGGAGCGGTCCAGCGGGAAGCTCTCCACGACCAGCAGGGTGTCGAACAGCGCCCCGCCGCCCGCCGCGCGCTGCACGGCGGCCAGGCCCAGCGCGTGGTGGTCGACCAGCTCGGCCTGTTCGGCGCGCAGCCGCCGCAGCAGCGCGGCCGCCGTCTCGCCCGCGTCGAGACGCACCCGCACCGGCAGGGTGTTGGTGAACAGGCCGATCATGGCCTCGGAGCCGGCCACCTCGGGGGCGCGGCCGGAGACGGGCTGGCCGAAGACCACGTCGTCGGTCCCGGTGCGGGCGGCCAGCGCCACCGCCCACGCGGCCTGGGCCAGGGTGTTGAGGGTGACCCGGTGGGTGCGGGCGGTTTCGCGCAGCCGTCGGCTGAACTCCGCGCCGAGGGCCCGGGTGCGGCGTTCGGGCGGCCGGGTGCCGCCGGGGCGGCCGGGGGCGACCAGGCACGGTCCGGACAGGCCGGCCAGTGCCGTGCGCCACGCCTGTTCGGCCGGCGCCGGGTCCAGGCGGGCGAGCCAGGCCAGGTGGTCGCGGTAGGCGGGGGCGGGCGGCAGGGCGGCCTCGTCGCCGTCCGACGCGTACAGGGCGCACAGTTCGTCGACGAGCAGCGGCAGCGACCAGCCGTCCAGCAGGATGTGGTGGGCGGTCACCACGAGGACGTGCTCGGCGTCGCCGCCGACGAGGGCGAAGCGGATCAGCGGCGGGGCGGCCAGGTCGAAGCCGCGCGCCAGTTCCCGCTCGGCGATCCGCCCGACCGGGGCGTCCCCGGCCCCGCCGGGGTCGGCGGCCGTCCAGTCCACGTCGACGTCGGCGGGGACGAACTGCACGGGCTGGTCCAGCCCCTCGTGGGCGAACCCGGCGCGCAGGTTGGGGTGGCGGCGCAGCAGCGCGCCCGCGGCCCGCCGCAGCCGTCCGCCGTCCACCGCGCCGCGCAGCGTGATGCGGCACTGGACGGCGTAGACGTCGGCGTCCGCGCCGGTGAGGGCGTGGTGGAACAGCAGGCCCTCCTGGAGGGGGCCGAGGGGAAGCACCTCGCTGATTCCGCTGGGTTCCTGGGTCAACGCCGTCTCCTCCACAGTGATTCGAGCTGGTCCAGTTGGGTGGCGTCGAGCGAGACCAGCGGGGCGGGTTCGGTCGGCGCCGGTTCGGGCGACTTCTCGGTCCCGGTCAGGGGCTCGGCGACCGCGGCGAGCGCGGAGACGACGGGGTGCTGGAAGACCTGCCGTCCGGTGATCGCCCATCCGGCGCGGCGGGCCCCGTTGACCAGGCGCAGCGACAGGACGCTGTCGCCGCCGAGCGCGAAGAAGTCGGCGTCCGCGGCGACCTTCTCCACGCCGAGGACCTCGGCGTAGACGGCGCACAGCGCGGCCTCGGCGGGGGTGGCGGGTTCCCGGCCCGCCGCGCCCGTGTCGGGGGCGGGGGCGGGGGCGGGCAGCGCCCTGCGGTCGACCTTGCCGTTGGCGGTCAGCGGCAGCGCGTCGAGCACGACCACGGCGGCGGGCACCATGTAGGCGGGCAGCGTCCCGGCCAGCGCGGCGCGCACCTCGGCGGAGTCGAGGGGACGGGTGGCCGTGACGTAGCCGACGAGCCGGTGGTGGCCGGAGCCGTCGCCGTGGGCGACCACCACGGCCTGGGAGACTCCGTCGACGCGGGCCAGGGCGGTCTCGATCTCGCCGAGTTCGACGCGGAAACCACGGATCTTGACCTGGAAGTCGGAGCGGCCCAGGAAGTCCAGCCTGCCGTCAGTCCGCCAGCGCGCCAGATCCCCGGTGCGGTACATGCGCGCCCCCGGCGGCCCGAACGGGTCGGCGACGAACCGCTGCGCCGTCAGACCGAACCGGCCGTGGTAGCCCAGCGCCACCCCCTCACCGGCGATGTAGAGATCCCCCGCCACCCCCGGCGGCACCGGACGCAACCCCGAATCCAACACGTACACCCGCGTGTTCGCCATCGGCACACCGATCGTCACCGGCCCGCCCGCGCGGACGCGGTCGGCGGTGGACCAGATCGTGGTCTCGGTGGGCCCGTAGACGTTGGTGACCGCCGCGGCGCGGTCGGCCAGGGCCTCGGCGAGGGGGCGGGGCAGCGCCTCACCTCCGACGAGAACCCGCAGTCCGTCGACGGCGTCGGGGGCGTGCTCGGTGAGCATCTGCCACAGGGTGGGGGTGGCCTGCATGATCGTGGCGCCCTCGCCGGTGAGGAGGTCGGCCAGGGCGGCCGGGTCGCGGACGGTGTCGGCGTCGGCCAGCACCACCGTCGCCCCGGCGAGCAGCGGCAGGTACAACTCCAGCGCGGAGATGTCGAAACTGACCGTGGTCACCGCCAGCCACCGGTCCCCCGCCCCCAGCGGAAAGCGTGCGGCCATGTCGGTGAGGAAGTTCGCCAGGTTGCGGTGGGACACCACCACGCCCTTGGGACGCCCCGTCGACCCCGACGTGTACAGGACGTAGGCCGCGCCGTCCCCGGCGGGCGGTTCGGGCAGCACCGCGCGGGGGTCGGGTCGGGTGTCGGGGCCGTCGACGAGGAGGTGGCCGGTCGCGTCGGGCAGCGTCGCGGAGAGGCCGCGGGTGGTCAGCAGGG is a genomic window containing:
- a CDS encoding non-ribosomal peptide synthetase, with translation MTTSAADPREIQEVLPLAPLQEGLLYHSTVDEWQLDVYTVQNIFTFGRRVDADALRAAADALLRRHPSLRAGFWYEGVERPVQFVPRELAASWREVDLSHLDAAEAHRRLDRLRVEQRERRFDLTRPPLIRHVLVRLPAERDVLVLTFHHIVMDGWSGELYNAELMEVYRNGGDPSPLPPPRAYRDYLVWLSKQDTAASLEAWRRALEGVEEGTLVSPADPGDGTVMPRTVDAVVDPALLDRTGALARRAGVTVNTVLMTAWSLVLRSRTGGDDIVFGSTVSGRPPEIDGVETIVGVFFNTVPVRVRVRPGEPVVDLLRRVQAEQAELLPHHHVGLADIQRALGGGRLFDTLYVLRNIPYDDEGYQRVRAATGLESVTGADATHYPLTFVAQPGEDFRLSLAYRGDVVDEELARTLFDRFLRLLEQITAAPEEPVAALDALSETERAALARAHGDTARALPEQSLVELFETSARTWPDRTALVARDATLTFAELNERANRLARLLLEHGVGPESLVAIGLPRSSDWVVTLFAVFKAGAAYVPLDLEHPEGRLRAVLADTAPAVTVTGTAALGRLPADAGGTRLVLDDPETRAALARTDPADPVDADRPVPARGDHLAYTIFTSGSTGRPKGVQVPARGLVNMLVNHRETIFGPVVAALGHRVLRVAHTVSFSFDMSWEELLWLVDGHEVHLLDEELRRDSDRLVDYCRRHAVDVVNVTPSYCGQLIEDGLLDGGRHRPALVLLGGEAVSDTVWQALRDADGVLGYNLYGPTEYTINTLGGGTADSAAPTVGGPIANTRVHVLDSALRPVAPGTPGELYVSGVGLARGYAGRGDLTAERFVADPFGPPGARMYRTGDLVRWDSHGRLDYLGRVDDQIKIRGVRVEPAEVVAVLEERPDVAQAAVVVREDAPGRRKLVGYLVPAAGREVDTARLRRDLADALPAAMVPAHLVVLERLPLTGNGKLDRAALPAPAAPERRGRAPRDDTDRQLCEHFAAVLGVDEVGIDDDFYELGGHSLLAMRLAGRVRRRMGVRLGAGTLLAAPTVARLREYLDGERRDDLLATVLRLREGGRRPPLFCFHPASGFSWSYAALAPFLDRERPLVGVQFPGLRGEELPETMDELVELYAGHVRRVQPQGPYHLVGWSFGGQVAHALATLLQAEGERVPFLALLDTYPTDAEEVAAAGGVPSAEEAEQEALDFLLSSSRRELPSWLGRPWKRDEVVEFLRDSDGVWAEFDAETIDRVVRARMYTMDVMYRTRYRVYDGDLHFFTAAAERDAESGIGAHLWRRYVTGEVHDHEVDCGHNDLTGPAALSVVGPVLDAALRRGDGCP